ggattccgctacttgaccatcgcatcaaccaatgtaaattggttccttcctaactgcttcccagaacactaAATAAcactctcacagtaatggatatggtaagaaaaaggttttggtaaaatgcctctcaaggatttaacaatggagaggaagagttttgaggaatttgaagagtctcttatgtaaagattgtggatgaatcaatcttgttttactctagggtttttctctcaaaattctctttggaagctctcattctttcgtgggtataaggggtatttatactagggtgagaaaggaatgtgaaacgtcaggtttttcaaaacaaggctggctcgcggcttggcctcgtgacttgactgagtcgcaagatccagccgcgagataacagaacggccagttgtcctattttgtcctgtagtgctctagctagcatgacgcttcaacttctggcatgcttggtacgtgtgctgcttctggcggcttgtagcTGCGAGTCACCCGAGAGATCCAGCCgtgagactctgttttcttgcacactcttgaacattcaacactctatctcactcactacccttacagcaaacccacctaaatacagagttactaattgctgaaatacaagcaaatttggcacggaataaagccaacaaaatggttgattaaattcaaccttacaaatagttttttcagagagaataatTAACTAAGGCACTTTCTGCATGTGTTCTTCATGTATAACggcttttaaaataagttttgtatatgtttagggttgtgagaaaagaaaccttccacatacatgtcagctagggccaaaaatcagatctggaaattctgATTTCGTAGATCTCGACAGATTCAGCTTCTGTCAAGTTTCGactttaaatctcgatagaattCTTCCTATCGAGATtactgtcgagctttaatgaacagctcttcttcacttgtttcttggtcaaatcttcatggctttaacgCTTGGcttgaacaacatatttcttgaagttttaaactcatcctagatctatcaaATTTTAAGTACAGTGTATTtcgtcaaagaattagccagttacataaaatatgtccctaacaaatTTGTCCATCTGAAGATGCTCTTCTTTGTGAATCTGAGTCTTAGTTTTACTCATACACCTAGTTGAATCCTGCATCTTGCTaactgcagaaaaataaatttgtataacAACCTGAATTGGATTACTAGTTTAAAACTGGCCTACAAATCATCCCTAGCTAATTGGATATAAAGCTATTATATAAGCACAGAACTACATGTTTatatcaaattgtaactcaaTGTTACTCATGAGAAACCTTAACagattgaatgaaaatgaaaggtTATATCTTGAAATTAAGGTGATGGTTACATTAAAAATCCTGCACATGCAGTTGATAGTTGATACCTCCATATCTAAGTTATGATTATAGGCCAGAACTAAGGGGTCCTTGTGGGCCAGTTGTAAAGTCTTAAAGGCTATATTTTGATGTAATGGCATATGATAAGAGCAAGTTTAAGTTTAAGAGCAATTTTATAGTCAAAGAGTTAATGGGATTGACATTTGAATGTTTGCGTATGCCAGCTTGAGCTTCTACCCAATCAAGAATTAATGGATTTTGTTACATGTATGACATTAACCAATTAACATTTAAGCTTACATTTCACATATACGTGGACACACTTCTATGATAGGTTATTTACTCATACACCTGGATCAATTATAGTAATTGATTACGCGAAGTTCGCAAACGAATTAAAAGTTGCACACATTTTCAAGATCCGAAATGAAGTGAAGATCACATGCAACATGAGAGTTAGGACCCGGCCAAGTCCAAACTGAGATttattagattagattattTGCTGCTTGCAGTgtttgacttaaaaaaataaaacacgtCGGTGAAACCGTGAAACTAATTTCTTTTAGCAATTGGTCCCTTCTAGCaatttgataattcaattgCAGATATCTGAAAAGCACGTGTACGTGGGATGCCGAAGAGACAAAAAAGCACACATAATGCTCTCTTTGATGAAAGATAAACTAAACTATTAgcttttgaaaaataatctcAAATTTACGAGGATTCCTTGAATTTACAAGGGTTCCTTGAATCCGTAAGAGTTTTTAAATTCATAAGAAAAATGGTTTGAAATCTACCAGAAAATAGAGAGACAAaagtctgaattttttttattgattgaattaTTTGGAGGCTTATTTAATGGTTTCCTAAAACTtgacaaacaaataaatatattctaaaataagtcCTAATTAATATCTAACcataatagaaattaaatttgacctaaaaaatattaaaaagcacctaaaaaaaaaagaaataaatatcctaaacctaaaataacgaaaatgacataaaaataacataaattaataaattacaaaaattaaatagtaaattatatCCTACATCAGATCCTTGCACTTGAAACAAACTTGTTCTCGAgttcaattttgaaatttgaaatctttcatgccaagcaaaaaaaatatttggaattcTTGAGTCCCTTGATCTTCTTTCCATACTTGCAATTCATCAATGGAATAAACAAATCAACTTGAATATCTTTTTCCTTGGTCTTTATGAAATTGTAGAGATTTACTAAATAAGAACCGGCAATTGAATCAAATCTATCAACCCCAATGAAATCAATAAATTTTGGTGTATTGCTTaccaccaaaataaaaggaTCTAGATATTGATAAtcatataatttgattttattaagaTCCTTGAAAATTTCCTCATCTAATTCTTCCTCAATGGTCTCTACCATCTTGACTTCAAGATCCCTCTCTATAATAGGATCTTCATTAATCTTCTCCACTATCTTGTTTTCTTCAACATGCAATTCTTCCTTTAATGGTGGAAATAATATATGGctcttcaaaataattcaaatgtgAACTTCTAGGCCAATAAATAATCCTGTTTTGTATACAACAAAAGTTCATTACAATCTAAAGGATAAAATATGATAGCAAACAACTTTTTTATCGTAGGCCATTAATGAATTTTGTCTTTACCTTATCAGATTCTATCAAACTGTGTATTCGTTCCCACCAATGTAAGACATACTCAATAAGTTTATACAAAGCAAGTTCAACTTTTCTCTCACCATAAATAATCTTATAGTCAAATAAATCCTCTAGATCAAGTAACCAATTAAGAAAatcttctttataaaaataaagattaaaacttgcaatttttttataagaccTATATGAAATTTGCTTGCCAATAGGTTGCTCGTGAGTTACGTTTCCACGACAGTTATCCCTGTTGTTTCCAATGTTAGCCTCTAGACATCATGTGTGCATCAAGAAAGCACACACGATGTTCTCTTTGATTAAAGTGAAATTAAATTGTTAGCTTCTAAAAAATAACTTCTAATTCATGAGGATTTCTTGAATTTACAAGAGTCTTTGATTTCACAAGGAAAAAGGGTTAAAATCTaccagaaaataaaaagacaaaagtttgaattttatttattaaatagtttttttttaaaagtttatagACTTGGAGACCTATTTAGGGGTTTCGTTAACTtaataaacaagaaaatatattctaaaataagtcCTAATTAATACTTAACCATAATAGAAAccaaatttgacttaaaaaatattaaaaatacctaaaaacaaagaaattaataTCCTTAACGAGAATtatatcaaaatatcaaaaattaataaattacaaaaataaaaaagtaaattctTAAACGCATTGcattaatttctccaaaattttCGGGTCAAAATTACAGAATTTGTCCTACTTTTAGCATATTGGGACTTATATTTTGTGATGTTATACTTATGCATGCATGCTACCATATATCCAAGTATCCAACAAAGTCAAGATCACACAGTAATAATGGATCTTTCTAGTTTGAGTGAACCTAACCCATGTAGTACTGGGCTGATCACTAATTAATGCTCAATTAATGGCATGGCATGTGGCATCACTGCCAAGGAATACAAGAACTTAAGAAGCCCAGTTGGCACTGGCATTGATAAAAACATCTTGGTGATGAGGACTCTTGGCCAGTGGTAATCCTAGTTTTTCCAATGCCTAAATACACGTAAGAGTGCTTATCTGCAATAATTGAATGGCACTTTCGTACCTAGTGACcttagtttaaaaaatttagaagctCATGTTACTCTATGGCCTATGGCTATGCATCTTGGTAGACTTAAGAGATGGCGCAATATCTCATATTTTATGATCTTTCTGTGACCCCAAAGTCAAAACTTTGATTCACATTGTGCATCAATGAGGGTAGTCCTCCAAGGCTCCACCACATCTTTTAAAACTCGTAATTAATTCTAATCAAACCCGGTTACATGTTTATTTTTGGTTAGATATTTGGGACAACCATTTAGAAACATTATTACCAACTGGCTATTTGCAATTTCAGTGCTAATACCAAAAGACTCTTGTTTAATTAACTTGACCGCCAAGGTTCATACACATGGCCTCCTCGATATGGGTCAAGATAATCATTTATGTTGCCCTAATGAAATTGGGGAGttctttacaaaattaaaagaattttttttttgaaaatgttgagTGTAACCTTAATCTCAATTGTTTAAGAGTTATGCTAACGAGTGTCCGGCACttgttaacaatccattttaggaatattttgacattatttttatgggaaatgaaaaaagctgtcaaaacattaattatttttttttcctataaaaactttatttaactagatttttaacgagtgcccttagggcacttgCTAGCATTTTCCATTGCTTAAATCGTGCTGGAACTTAGGCCATGTCTTCTACCTAAAAATAaggagggaaaaataaaaattttctggACATCAAGTCATAACTTGTGCCTAATGAACTGGGGAAGGTATGATGCACAGTTTTGGTGGAGTAAAAGGCCAGCTTTagatatttttctctctccaagCTTGAGACCTAGTATTTATACCACAGGCCACAGATGATGCTGCATACCTTAAGTCAACATAGTGACTTAACTTGGACCAACTCTTCGCTTATTTCTGGTCTTTTTCTATGATGGCTTTCAAAGCTACGCTCTTTTTGCTCACCACTTTTCTTGTGGTTACTTCAATagtatgtctctctctctctctctctctctctctctacttctCTCTCTGCTTCCTTTTGTTGGTTGTCTTCTTAATTGTAGAAACTCTTGTCTTTTTTTTGTAGGTTTCATCTAATGACCAAGTAATATTTGTTAAGCCAAtttttacacttaaaaaaaaaaaaaactttttattagttCGGTTGGGTGCAAACTCATATATTTGGTTTGGGTACCTAGATTTACATTCCTACTCGGTTTCTTGTAGTCCTACACTATATTTGGTTAGAGTGAAAAAGTAAGACTATAAGAGGATggaaaatggagaacaaaaaatgggagagaaaaagagaggaaatgaGATTGTGAGGAAAAATACATAACTATctctattttttcatttttctacttttaataataagaatataGTAGTAATTTActctttatcattttctttctacCAAAcacacataataaaaaaaaaacacgtattttgattttctatcaTCCAATTTTTGTATTATCTCAACAGTTCCTATCCTTCCCCTTTTCTAACTACTATATATTAATTTACTAGTTAGTTTGGTTGAGTAGGAGTTCCAAATGTACAAGCTGGTTCTTgcaataaaaaacaacaactaaTGAATGGACTTTCCAATTGATATAGGCTGCTTATGTCGAAGTCCCAGCACACGCTCCTGCTAAGGTTCCGGCTCATTCACCAGCTAATCCACCGCCCGTGAAGGCACCAACTCTTGCTCCTCCAGCAAAGCCACCTACTTATTATCACGCGCCTCCGCCAAAGGCACACGCCCCCGTGCCCCAACCATCTCATGCACCATCTCATCATGCTCCTCCAGCGAAGGCACCAGCTCATGCACCACCATCTCATGCACCAGCTCACGCACCACCAGCTTATGCACCACAGTCACCCACTTATTATCATGCGCCTCCGCCAAAGGCGCACGCCCCCGTACCCTCACCATCTCATCATGCTCCTCCAGCGAAGGCACCAGCTCATGCATCACCATCTCATGCACCAGCTCATGCACCAAAGCCACCCACTTATCATCATGCACCTCCACCAAAGGCACACGCTCCCGTGCCATCAGTTCATGAGCCACCCACTTATGCACCATCGCCCTCAGTGAAGTCAAAAGAGGGTACATATCATATATCCcttgttagaataatggttattGGTTGAATACAACAATTCCTCTTAGTTTAAACTTTTACAACAAGTGATTATTTATCATAGTAAAAATAACAGGTGTTTTAAGCTCAATTCTAcaacttaaacttttgagaTAAGCAATAATTTATCATTTCCCGATTATACCAAAACTGAACATAAGACTTTTGATATTT
This DNA window, taken from Quercus robur chromosome 2, dhQueRobu3.1, whole genome shotgun sequence, encodes the following:
- the LOC126714966 gene encoding gibberellin-regulated protein 14-like isoform X2, coding for MMAFKATLFLLTTFLVVTSIAAYVEVPAHAPAKVPAHSPANPPPVKAPTLAPPAKPPTYYHAPPPKAHAPVPQPSHAPSHHAPPAKAPAHASPSHAPAHAPKPPTYHHAPPPKAHAPVPSVHEPPTYAPSPSVKSKEDCTPLCFQRCRLAKSKRMCMRACTACCARCKCVPPGTYGNREKCGECYNETTAHGQRYKCP
- the LOC126714966 gene encoding gibberellin-regulated protein 14-like isoform X1, yielding MMAFKATLFLLTTFLVVTSIAAYVEVPAHAPAKVPAHSPANPPPVKAPTLAPPAKPPTYYHAPPPKAHAPVPQPSHAPSHHAPPAKAPAHAPPSHAPAHAPPAYAPQSPTYYHAPPPKAHAPVPSPSHHAPPAKAPAHASPSHAPAHAPKPPTYHHAPPPKAHAPVPSVHEPPTYAPSPSVKSKEDCTPLCFQRCRLAKSKRMCMRACTACCARCKCVPPGTYGNREKCGECYNETTAHGQRYKCP